Part of the Lutra lutra chromosome 4, mLutLut1.2, whole genome shotgun sequence genome is shown below.
CCaactgaagtttttttgttttaaagattttattttaaagatttatttaatctttagggggacagagggagtaggaagaagcagacactgcactgaacagggagcccgttgcagggcttgatcccaggatgccaggatcctgagctgaggcgaaagcagacacttaacttactgaaccacccaggtgccccaagctttaAACTGTGGTTGCGCTTCAGATGCCTGGAAGGGTTAGGTGAGGAATGCCCATGGGCAGAGCAAGCGGCTGCAGGTAAAATGGTAGCGGATATTGATATTAGTCTTTGCAGTAATAGAGAGTGGTGGGATCTGTGGCAAATTGGAAAACACTAGTCCCACATATGCGGGCAGCCATAGCATGGCCTTGTGGGAAAGCAGGCCAATCTTCTGACTTCCTGCTTTCAAGTAAACCTTGACATTTAGATTCTGGGACAGAAATCTCCTCTAATATTTCCACATGGGCAACTAATTTCAACTCCATACTGACTATCCCTCCTGGACAGCACAAAACAGTCACCAACATCTGGCTTTGGGTATAGCCAGCAACCCGTCCGTTTGTGAACTGTGGATGAAACCGGTCTTTTTGGTTTGGTCGTTAGGCTCCTCCCTTGGAATCCTTGGATTCAGCAGCATCCCCATCACTTGTCAATCAAGCCTTGTACTAGCTTGAAAGTAGAAGCATCCTTGCCCTTGCATTTTGGAAGGCACCCTGCAGATAATCCAGTGCGGCCTTCTCTCCTTACTTAAGTGAGCGATTTAACCGGGCACCTACCAGACGCTAGGTACTGGCTGTCCCAGAGGTAGGGAGGGGTAGCAGATACTCATCCATCCAGTAGCCACTGTCAACTGGATTGGTTGGAGTGATGAGCCTCTTGCGGTTTCACAACAAGGAATTAGCAGCATTCTTGCATTAAAGTCTCTCTTCCTTAACTTTCTGCTAGATTTTGACACCATAAGCCACACAGAGCAAGGaaactccctctctcttttaacATCCCTTCATTATTTGAAGACTGTGATCACgtctctattttttgttttccagcctaaaaatactcattttctatTGTGTCCATCAGGTTTATAGAACTGTCCCATCTCGGTCATTTCTTTTCTGGGCATACACCCTAGTTTCCAGAGTACATTTGAGCTACTGACCTCAGTGACTGGCTCACTATGCTGGCAGTGTCTTCTTAATTGGGGTTTGAAAAGatgtttcctggggcgcctgggtggctcagtgggttaagccgctgccttcggctcaggtcatgatctcagggtcctgggatcgagccccgcatcgggctctctgctcggcagggagcctgcttcctcctctctctctgcctgcctctctgcctgcttgtgatctctctctgtcaaataaataaataaaatctttaaaaaaaaaaaaaaagatgtttcctgAATATACCCATTCATTTGCTTGAGATGGCCGGAGGAGGCCTTCTCAACAGAAAGCATATTACCtggctctcttttcttcttactgaGAGCAGAGGAGTTGGTTGAAATTTTGTATgaagttttcttttagaaaggcTCCTGAAAggttatgtatttatattttctagatcTTTGGTTTTTCTAATAATTACTGGGAATTAAGAAGATGCAGACCTAAATTAAAGAAGCTAAAGAAACTTTTGATGGAAAATACTTATGAAGGACCCGACagtcaaaaagaaaaggattcaAATCATTCAAAAGTaagacttattttcatttttttctttgaaatttacaaaatagaaatataattagaGCCACTTAATGGCGACATTCTTACTTTTAGTGtttatattatgaaaatttcGAACATACCCCAAAGCAGAAAGACGGCCCCCCATATATTCATCACTCAGTTGAACATTTATCAATATTTTGTCAATCTTGCGGCTTCTGTCTCCCTGCTACATCccacctttttttcctcctttttctggAATACTTTAAAGCAAATGCTAGATATCATGGTGTCATTTACATAGCTGAAAGCTTCACATGTTCCTAACTATGGAATACATtttttggaagtttattttttatttaattaaaaatataattagggGCTCTTCAGGAAAGACATTATGGAAGTGGAAAGTATTCTTATTCTCCTGTGAGAACTGATCGATTCCTGGaagtatggaaaaatatttacaagctaagtaaaaaaaattctcaagtttttaatataattcaaaattatagAACTGTATGGGCATTCTGAAGACCGTATTTATGTTAGTTCTCGTTTTCTtcattgactgattttttttttcttttttttctttttctttttttcctatagaCCAGATAgttcactcattttatttatttatttaaagattttacttatttatttgacagacagagatcacaagtaggcagagaggcaggcagagagaaggggggcaggggaagcaggttccccgctgagcaaagagcctgatgcggggcttgatcccaggaccctgagatcatggcctgagccgaagacaggttttaacccactgagccccccaggtgtcccagttcaCTCATTTTTAAGTGCCTTTAATTCAGTGGCTTTAGGATATACACAGAGTTGTGTGGTCAGTCACCACAATGACATTCGGAACACTTTAATCACCCCAAGGAAACCCCGTACCTCCTAATTTAACTGTTACCttctaatctttctttttcctacttccctctcccactcaggCCTAcgtaacttttcttttctctttggcaTCCTATCTACAAAACTGTGGCTATAGTCGACCTCACAAAGATCCACCCtatattttcttagatttcatGTAATAATCACTCCACCTTATCAGAAGAAATTGAGCTATGTATAAATACTGACTTAATCTGTTCTATGTATCTATTCTCCCAAATTCAGTGAGtctaaaaaaatattcttcaaaggccttaaaatgttttttgttttttttttcctggtttcagTATACAACGGAAGATTTGCTTGATCAAATTCAGGCAAGCGAGGAAGAAATAATGACCCAATTACAAGTTCTAAATGCCTGTGAGATTGAAGGTAGCGTTACTTACCATAATTGTTCAATGGAATTATCatgtaagaaagaaatttatgGACATTTTCATCCCACTGCATACTATCTATTTAATTATCTTTTGGTCTTAAAGcttaggttagggttagggttaaggttaAAAAAGATATACTTATCTTTTTGGATGGGAGGTAGAGGTTACATGTCTTGTTTACATGACGAGGTCCACCCGACTGGTGAGTCCAGCCACTCCTAACAGGGCTTTTTCTTGAGGCACAGTTGATCCTAAGCcttggaaataaagttttaaattatggaTGCCTGCCGTTAATTGCTATGGTATAGGAGTACCATGAATGTTGAGGTTAGAAACCAATGGATTTTAATGCCACCctcttcatttttcactttttgcaTGGGGATGGATAAAATTTTGGTATGTGTCGAGGGGCGCATAGTTTATTCCTGGCGTTTTCTCAGATCGACATCACACACCTTCTTTTCTAAGGTCgcctttattttttcagaatagcAATAGTAACATTCTCCCTTGGAAATGGTGGATTTTTACTTGATTTGTTTCTCCAGGGGGGATGGTGTTGCATTCAGTGCTCAGTTGGCATTTTGTGATCTTTCTCAAGAACAGGGAAAGGTATCTTGACACCCAACCTTTATCTTGCCATTGATTCATATTGTACCTCTGAGTGTTGACTCTTGTGTGACCTAGTCCCCTTTATGAGCATGAGAACACCTCTGCAAGGCATCTAGAGGAGAGTTACAGCCATGCCAGTGCCCCAGAGTGGAAATCACTATGTGGGATATCCAACCTACAACCTTTGCCTCTTTTGTACAGTGTTCTAATGAAATCACTGAACCAGCTACAGGATTTCCGCATTTCCATTTAGAAAGGCAAGATTGCTCTGAACTAATTATTAAAGCACTTGAAAAAATCAGTGTGAGTCATAGgtaaggtactttttaaaaaccacttggGTTTCCCTCCAGACACAATTCGTAATGATGAGGAGAAAAGCATAAAAAGTGTTTCCTCTAAAGAAAACGAAGACTTCTAATGTCTCTTTTGTACTGGGCAAGAGCACACTGCTGCTTCATCAATCTATTAGCCAATTAATTTGCTTACAATGTCCTTTGTAACTATTACTTTGGGAATTTGTAGGTTATTGGAGGCTTCTTGAATTTGATTATGAGATGAAACTTCTGAATCATGTAACTCAGCTTGTGGATTCTGAATCTTGGTCTTTTGATAAAGTTCCTTTGAATATTTGTCTTCAGGAGCTTGGACCCTTGGAGCCAGAGTGAGTATTTTAATCACTGTCCCTCCAAACTtgcttaaaggaaagaaaattatttcccagCGTGGAACTAAATATAGGGCATAgactattaatattttgatatcttatagaaatttaaaaaataatataaccaGGAAGGACTTAGAAGTTTTAGTCACTGGGCTGAATAAATGTCCAtcatctctgttttgtttgtttgttttactaccttaaaaaatacaaagacagaggcacctgggtggctcagtgttaagcctctgcctttggctcagatcatgatctcagggccctgggatggggcccagtatcagactctctgttcagctgggagtctgcttcctgttCCCCGCTCCcttcggcctgcctctctgcctgcttgtgatctctgtcaaaaaattaaaatcttaaaaaaaaatacagagtgcTTCCTACAATTCATAATGATGCTTTAGCTATCTTATGATAATAAATGTATGCTCAcataattcatgaaaaaaaatgtttagtatgGGCCTGTCATATAGTAGCTTTCCAGTATATTTTACTTAGTTCCTgctgtaaaaattttaattggcAACCAAAATCACTTAGTACGTAAAATCTCAAATTTGTATCTTAAGTTTTTAGTTAGCAATGGTGTTTAAGATATAATGCCTAAAAACACATTGAGAACTTTTCAAAggagtgttttaaatttttcagggCAATGATTGAACACTGTCTTAAATGTTACGGGAAGAAATACGTAGAGGAAGGTAAGATTTGGAAAGTATTTTAACTTGTCTGTGTTCAAATTGGTACACCTTTCTGAAATGTGCACGTGGGTTTGTGGGAGGTGAGTTGGGTGTAATTTTTCCTGAGAAATTTCACTGGGGAAAAAGAAACCGGAGTAGTGCATTGAATGAATGGTCAGAAGACCATAGGAAACGACCTTTTCCTTAGGTGAAGTTTATTTTGCATTGAGTGCTGATAAAATTTGCAGAGCAACAGCACAGATGCTCCTTCAGAATGCAGTGAAATTTAACCTGGCTGAGTTTCAAGAAGTGTGGCAACAAAGCGTTCCAGAAGGAATGACAACGCGGCTCGATCAGCTTAAGGTGAGGTTAGCGGTGGGGATTGCTGCCATAATGCAATGGGGTTTCATTCGTTACTGGGTGACATGAAATCTTTATTGCCACTGAGTTGGGAGCCACTTTATTTTCCAAGCCACTGTTTCCATTAGGAGCCGACACTGCATTCAGTCCGTCACTGCTTTGAGAATGTTTCTGCCACCTTGGTGAGGTCCTTCAGGCCGGTGTACAGTTaatcctgcttcccacccctggTGTATTTCACCTTGTTGCATTTGTCTTCCCACCAGCACTGTTCGAACCTGAAGTGCCATATTTACGTGGCTGTAAAGAGCAATGGTGTCCCTCTGATCCATTCTCCGCAGTGCTGCTAGAATGACTTGGAAAATGTCAGTGGATGAGATGAACGTCATGCTTAATGATGTAATGGTTGCCCGTAGCATTTAAGATAGACAATgcaggagggcacctgggggtctcagttggtgaagcgtttgccttcggctcaggtcatggtccgagggtcctgggattgagtcccacgtcaggctccctgctcagcggggagtctgcttctccctctccctcctcccctaccacctgcttgtgtgtgtgtgtgtgtgagtgccctctctctctcaaataaataagtaaaatctttaaaaaagaaaaacaaaatccaggacCCATATCTTGGCCTGCAAAATGCTTCATCACCCCCCTGTggcttcatctcctcctcctgctcagtctttcaggttttcaaGATCCTCAAGCTCTCTCCCACCTGAGGACCTTCACACAAGGCTTTTTGTTCTAGAACGACCTTTGTTGTAGTTTTGCCTTGCCACTTCCTATTCATCTTTGAGTCATTCCTTCAAggaggcttttcttttctctaaaaaaaaaaaatgtctcctatTGACTTTGCCGGAGCACCCAGTATTCTTCCTTCGTGGCGCTCACCACTTAGCTctgggaaaatatttaattatgtgaGTTTCCCACTCTCTGTGATAGAATTTTCTTCAGTGTTGCTTGCTAATAGTGTCGTGtatgctcagtaagtatttgttacAGTGTGAAAGGATTTCCTCAATACTGAGAGTTCCTACTACATCCAGGCATCATGCTGGATGCTGAGAAGAAGATGTCACATGCCATCAGGGTCCTCATTCTGGGCTCTGGCAATGGGGGTGCCTCTGACATGCATAAATCCTTTCTTATAACATAGCATGATCTGTGTCATGGGAAGGGTGTGTACAAGGTGTTATGGGAGCAAAGGAAGGGGACTTAATGCATCTCACTGACTGGTTGATCGGGGATGAATTCCTGAAGGCATGGCTGTTTGAGCTGTCGAGTTTGAAAGGATGAACTATGAACTCTCTAGATGGAAGGGCAGAGATGAGGACCCCAGAGAGTGTGTTCCAaggcatggagagagagaaattggggCACTATTGGTAGAGATGCGTGACTAGAATAAAAGGTGCTAGTGAGTCAGTGAGGGACACTTCGGTCTGTGCAAAGGGATAGAAAGCTCTTGGG
Proteins encoded:
- the DSCC1 gene encoding sister chromatid cohesion protein DCC1 isoform X1 — its product is MKRTREEVDATLQIAKLNAAELQPAVHCLAFGPGAGAAAGDFCLLELEPALCQQLEAGDSLVIRGDKDERAVLCSKDKTYDLKIADTSNMLLFIPGCKTPDQLKKEETHCNIIHAEIFGFSNNYWELRRCRPKLKKLKKLLMENTYEGPDSQKEKDSNHSKYTTEDLLDQIQASEEEIMTQLQVLNACEIEGYWRLLEFDYEMKLLNHVTQLVDSESWSFDKVPLNICLQELGPLEPEAMIEHCLKCYGKKYVEEGEVYFALSADKICRATAQMLLQNAVKFNLAEFQEVWQQSVPEGMTTRLDQLKRFVWREANHRCIAH